One stretch of Xanthomonas sp. DAR 35659 DNA includes these proteins:
- the pstS gene encoding phosphate ABC transporter substrate-binding protein PstS, with protein MKLQPARFAVLSLALAFAVTACQPGNGDKPQGGADAANGAPAAAPADGAKTAAEISGAGASFIYPLISKWSADYHTATGNKINYQSIGSGGGIAQIKAGTVDFGSSDKPLDSAELAAAGLGQFPSAIGGVVPVVNLEGMDAGKLKLTGTVLADIFLGKVTTWNDPAIVALNPGTTLPSTKINLVHRSDGSGTSFNFTNYLSKVSPEWKNKVGEGTSVQWPGGVGGKGNEGVASYVQQIKGSIGYVELAYALQNKMPYASMQNAAGNWVQPNAESFAAAAASADWANAKDFNLVITNAAGAQAWPITATNFMLMHKQAKDPARSKATLEFFKWAFEKGQAQANDLHYVPLPPELVQQIEAYWAKEFK; from the coding sequence ATGAAACTGCAGCCGGCGCGCTTTGCCGTCCTGTCCCTGGCCCTCGCCTTCGCCGTCACCGCCTGCCAGCCGGGCAATGGCGACAAGCCGCAGGGAGGCGCCGACGCAGCCAACGGCGCACCCGCGGCCGCCCCGGCCGACGGCGCCAAGACCGCCGCGGAGATCTCCGGCGCCGGCGCGTCCTTCATCTACCCGCTGATCTCCAAGTGGTCGGCCGACTACCACACGGCCACCGGCAACAAGATCAACTACCAGTCGATCGGCTCCGGCGGCGGCATCGCCCAGATCAAGGCCGGCACGGTCGATTTCGGCTCCTCCGACAAGCCGCTGGACAGCGCCGAGCTGGCCGCCGCCGGCCTCGGCCAGTTCCCCTCGGCGATTGGGGGGGTGGTGCCGGTGGTCAACCTGGAAGGCATGGATGCGGGCAAGCTGAAGCTGACCGGCACGGTGCTGGCCGACATCTTCCTCGGCAAGGTCACCACCTGGAACGATCCGGCGATCGTCGCGCTCAACCCCGGCACCACGCTCCCCAGCACCAAGATCAACCTGGTGCACCGTTCCGACGGCTCGGGCACCAGCTTCAACTTCACCAACTACCTGTCCAAGGTCAGCCCGGAGTGGAAGAACAAGGTCGGCGAAGGCACCTCGGTGCAGTGGCCGGGCGGCGTCGGCGGCAAGGGCAACGAAGGCGTGGCCTCGTACGTGCAGCAGATCAAGGGCTCGATCGGCTACGTCGAGCTGGCCTACGCGCTGCAGAACAAAATGCCCTACGCCTCGATGCAGAACGCCGCCGGCAACTGGGTGCAGCCCAACGCCGAGAGCTTCGCCGCGGCCGCCGCGTCGGCCGACTGGGCCAACGCCAAGGACTTCAACCTGGTCATCACCAACGCCGCCGGCGCGCAGGCGTGGCCGATCACCGCGACCAACTTCATGCTGATGCACAAGCAGGCCAAGGACCCGGCGCGCAGCAAGGCGACCCTGGAGTTCTTCAAGTGGGCGTTCGAGAAGGGCCAGGCGCAGGCCAACGACCTGCACTACGTGCCGCTGCCGCCGGAACTGGTGCAGCAGATCGAGGCGTACTGGGCCAAGGAATTCAAGTAA
- the pstS gene encoding phosphate ABC transporter substrate-binding protein PstS, giving the protein MILSLKSRVAAAAVAASFVFAANAADVTGAGASFIYPVMSKWSADYNAATGKKVNYQSIGSGGGIAQIKAATVDFGSSDAPLKPDDLAASGLAQFPSVIGGVVPVVNVQGVAPGALKLDGKTLADIFLGKVKTWNDPAIVALNPGVKLPDGKITVVHRSDGSGTSFNFTNYLSKVNPEWKSKVGEGTAVQWPVGIGGKGNEGVAAYVKQIKGGIGYVELSYALQNKMSYTAMKNAAGKFVQPSDESFAAAAASADWASAKDFYLVMTNAPGEASWPITATNFILVHKQPKNPVSAKATKDFFKWVYANGDAQAKQLDYVPLPDALVKQIDAYWSANLKY; this is encoded by the coding sequence GTGATCCTCTCGCTCAAATCCCGCGTCGCGGCCGCCGCCGTCGCCGCGTCGTTCGTGTTCGCCGCCAACGCCGCCGATGTCACCGGCGCCGGCGCGTCCTTCATCTACCCGGTCATGTCCAAGTGGTCGGCCGACTACAACGCCGCCACCGGCAAGAAGGTGAACTACCAGTCGATCGGCTCGGGCGGCGGCATCGCCCAGATCAAGGCGGCCACGGTCGACTTCGGTTCGTCCGACGCCCCGCTCAAGCCCGACGATCTGGCCGCCTCCGGCCTGGCCCAGTTCCCGTCGGTGATCGGCGGCGTGGTGCCGGTGGTCAATGTGCAGGGCGTCGCCCCGGGCGCGCTGAAGCTGGACGGCAAGACCCTGGCCGACATCTTCCTGGGCAAGGTCAAGACCTGGAACGATCCGGCGATCGTCGCCCTCAACCCGGGCGTGAAGCTGCCCGACGGCAAGATCACCGTGGTGCACCGTTCCGACGGTTCGGGCACCAGCTTCAACTTCACCAACTACCTGTCCAAGGTCAATCCGGAGTGGAAGAGCAAGGTCGGCGAAGGCACCGCGGTGCAGTGGCCGGTCGGCATCGGCGGCAAGGGCAACGAAGGCGTGGCCGCCTACGTCAAGCAGATCAAGGGCGGCATCGGCTACGTCGAACTGTCCTACGCGCTGCAGAACAAGATGTCCTACACCGCGATGAAGAACGCGGCCGGCAAGTTCGTGCAGCCCAGCGACGAGAGCTTCGCCGCCGCGGCCGCCAGCGCCGACTGGGCCAGCGCCAAGGATTTCTACCTGGTGATGACCAACGCCCCGGGCGAGGCCTCCTGGCCGATCACCGCGACCAACTTCATCCTGGTCCACAAGCAGCCGAAGAACCCGGTCAGCGCCAAGGCCACCAAGGACTTCTTCAAGTGGGTGTACGCCAATGGCGACGCGCAGGCCAAGCAGCTGGACTACGTGCCGCTGCCGGACGCGCTGGTCAAGCAGATCGACGCCTACTGGAGCGCCAACCTGAAGTACTGA
- a CDS encoding OprO/OprP family phosphate-selective porin, with the protein MKLSRTLLSAAVLTAMIAPAAHAEIAIDVIGGSEISFEGLVQADGNWYDNDVQDLNGGTGNNGKNSEFGIRRAELVAKGKGPGNFEWVLGYDASTLREASNNGTTVRSTGKFLDTNIKYKFGGNANNFLQIGQYKQPNSLEELSSTKNNDFISKASVTNTYAVSRRLGAALGYGDNNWSVVGSVFGRELTRNLAHGSGYGVRGTFAPINESGNILHFGLSYVNYDTDADTLRLRARPDADLASVRLVDSGNLTNTDRIGVIGGEAMWVTGPFKAQGEYYSAKVERYGASDNYSNDGWYVSGVWNVTGETWGYKAGVPTTPLPNEPASGMWQLGVRYDSIDLNDGSLVARPVGAPLVDGVLGGKMSTWTVGANWYWRSNFKLALNYVMVDSSKYSSAVRGNVSDKPNILEARAQFYW; encoded by the coding sequence ATGAAACTGTCCCGCACCCTCCTCTCGGCAGCCGTGCTCACCGCGATGATCGCGCCCGCCGCCCACGCCGAGATCGCCATCGACGTGATCGGCGGTTCGGAAATCTCCTTCGAAGGCCTGGTCCAGGCCGACGGCAACTGGTACGACAACGACGTCCAGGATCTGAACGGCGGCACCGGCAACAACGGCAAGAACTCCGAGTTCGGCATCCGCCGCGCCGAGCTGGTCGCCAAGGGCAAGGGCCCGGGCAACTTCGAGTGGGTCCTGGGCTACGACGCCAGCACCCTGCGCGAGGCGTCCAACAACGGCACCACCGTGCGCAGCACCGGCAAGTTCCTGGACACCAACATCAAGTACAAGTTCGGCGGCAACGCCAACAACTTCCTGCAGATCGGCCAGTACAAGCAGCCCAACAGTCTGGAAGAGCTGTCCAGCACCAAGAACAACGACTTCATTTCCAAGGCCTCGGTCACCAACACCTACGCGGTGTCGCGTCGGCTCGGCGCCGCGCTCGGCTACGGCGACAACAACTGGAGCGTGGTCGGCAGCGTGTTCGGCCGCGAGCTGACCCGCAACCTGGCGCATGGCAGCGGCTACGGCGTGCGCGGCACCTTCGCGCCGATCAACGAGTCCGGCAACATCCTGCACTTCGGCCTGAGCTACGTGAACTACGACACCGACGCCGACACGCTGCGCCTGCGCGCGCGTCCGGACGCCGACCTGGCCTCGGTGCGCCTGGTCGACAGCGGCAACCTGACCAACACCGACCGCATCGGCGTGATCGGCGGCGAGGCGATGTGGGTCACCGGCCCGTTCAAGGCGCAGGGCGAGTACTACAGCGCCAAGGTCGAGCGCTACGGCGCCAGCGACAACTACAGCAACGACGGCTGGTACGTGAGCGGCGTGTGGAACGTCACCGGCGAGACATGGGGCTACAAGGCCGGCGTGCCGACCACCCCGCTGCCGAACGAGCCGGCCAGCGGCATGTGGCAGCTGGGCGTGCGCTACGACAGCATCGACCTCAACGACGGCAGCCTGGTCGCGCGTCCGGTCGGCGCGCCGCTGGTCGATGGCGTGCTCGGCGGCAAGATGAGCACCTGGACGGTCGGCGCCAACTGGTACTGGCGTTCGAACTTCAAGCTGGCGCTGAACTACGTCATGGTCGACAGCAGCAAGTACAGCAGCGCGGTGCGCGGCAACGTCAGCGACAAGCCGAACATCCTCGAAGCGCGCGCGCAGTTCTACTGGTAA
- a CDS encoding carbonic anhydrase encodes MQSLLDGFRHFRKEVFPRQRGLFRQLAGGQTPHTLFITCADSRVMPELMFAAQPGELFVYRNIGNVVPPYSQHVSGVVAAIEYAVAVLQVKHIVVCGHTDCGAMKAVLNPDALQDVPNVAAWLKHTDSARQVAAQHDRAGHPEDALHCLTEENVVAQLDHLRTQPVVAARLARGALRLHGWIYDIAHGEIRAFDAEHGRFAPLLPEDGRRPPEATPRPRLAPPLRNVAV; translated from the coding sequence ATGCAAAGTCTGCTCGATGGCTTCCGCCATTTCCGCAAAGAGGTCTTCCCGCGCCAGCGCGGCCTGTTCCGGCAACTGGCCGGCGGCCAGACCCCGCATACCCTGTTCATCACCTGCGCCGATTCGCGGGTGATGCCGGAGTTGATGTTCGCCGCGCAGCCGGGCGAATTGTTCGTGTACCGCAACATCGGCAACGTGGTGCCGCCGTACTCGCAGCACGTCAGCGGCGTGGTCGCGGCGATCGAATACGCGGTGGCGGTGCTGCAGGTGAAGCACATCGTGGTGTGCGGGCATACCGACTGTGGCGCGATGAAGGCGGTGCTCAACCCGGATGCGCTGCAGGACGTGCCCAACGTGGCCGCCTGGCTCAAGCACACCGACAGCGCACGCCAGGTCGCCGCGCAACACGATCGCGCCGGGCATCCGGAGGACGCGCTGCATTGCCTGACCGAGGAGAACGTGGTGGCGCAACTGGACCACCTGCGTACCCAGCCGGTGGTGGCGGCGCGGTTGGCGCGCGGCGCGCTGCGTCTGCATGGCTGGATCTACGACATCGCCCACGGCGAGATCCGCGCCTTCGACGCCGAGCACGGGCGCTTCGCGCCGCTGTTGCCGGAAGACGGCCGGCGTCCTCCCGAAGCCACCCCGCGACCGCGGCTGGCGCCGCCGCTGCGCAACGTCGCGGTCTGA
- a CDS encoding SulP family inorganic anion transporter, protein MRTMTDPAFAGASALAGYLRNGAFGRDLLASVVVFLVALPLCMGIAIASGMPPAAGLITGIVGGLVVGLIAGSPLQVSGPAAGLAVLVFELVRQHGAAALGPVILLAGAIQLVAGLCRAGVWFRMTSPAVVAGMLSGIGILIVASQAHVLMDAVPKARGLENFAALPATLWRALDDGIGRAALLVGLGTIAIMLAWERLRPQRLRFVPGALLAVVAMTALVQWQELDVRKVDVPANLLSAIQIPTLAQMLGVFDATLLLSAFTFAFIASAETLLSAAAVDRMHTGPRTRYDRELAAQGVGNMLCGFLGALPMTGVIVRSAANVQAGAATRASTILHGGWLLVFALLLPWLLRMTPVACLAGILVHTGLKMVKLGQVRDLAAYGRGTAAIYLATTFAIVATDLLTGVLIGFALSLLRLALQQSRLKVGVHAHEDAAGAAAAGAGKLRLSLEGSATFLRVPTMARTLERLPPNTELHLDVARLHHLDHACLELLRDWSRNAAARGCALVVDWKELDRRVEGQRAA, encoded by the coding sequence ATGCGAACCATGACGGACCCCGCGTTCGCCGGCGCTTCCGCGCTCGCCGGCTACCTGCGCAACGGCGCGTTCGGCCGCGACCTGCTGGCCTCGGTGGTGGTGTTCCTGGTCGCGCTGCCGCTGTGCATGGGCATCGCCATCGCCTCGGGCATGCCGCCGGCCGCCGGGCTGATCACCGGCATCGTCGGCGGCCTGGTGGTCGGGCTGATCGCCGGCTCGCCGCTGCAGGTCAGCGGCCCGGCCGCCGGCTTGGCGGTGCTGGTGTTCGAACTGGTGCGCCAGCACGGCGCGGCCGCGCTGGGCCCGGTGATCCTGCTGGCCGGCGCGATCCAACTGGTCGCCGGGCTGTGCCGGGCCGGGGTGTGGTTCCGCATGACCTCGCCGGCGGTGGTCGCCGGCATGCTGTCGGGCATCGGCATCCTGATCGTCGCCTCGCAGGCGCACGTGCTGATGGATGCGGTGCCGAAGGCGCGCGGGCTGGAGAACTTCGCCGCGTTGCCGGCGACGCTGTGGCGCGCGCTGGACGACGGCATCGGCCGCGCCGCGCTGCTGGTCGGGCTGGGCACCATCGCGATCATGCTGGCCTGGGAGCGGCTGCGCCCGCAGCGGCTGCGCTTCGTGCCCGGCGCGCTGCTGGCGGTGGTGGCGATGACCGCGCTGGTGCAGTGGCAGGAGTTGGACGTGCGCAAGGTCGACGTGCCGGCCAACCTGCTCTCCGCGATCCAGATCCCGACCCTGGCGCAGATGCTCGGCGTGTTCGACGCGACGCTGCTGCTGTCGGCCTTCACCTTCGCCTTCATCGCCAGCGCCGAGACCTTGCTGTCGGCCGCGGCGGTGGACCGCATGCACACCGGCCCGCGCACCCGCTACGACCGCGAACTCGCCGCGCAGGGCGTGGGCAACATGCTGTGCGGCTTCCTCGGCGCCTTGCCGATGACCGGGGTGATCGTGCGCAGCGCGGCCAACGTGCAGGCCGGCGCCGCCACCCGCGCCTCGACCATCCTGCACGGCGGCTGGCTGCTGGTGTTCGCGCTGCTGCTGCCGTGGCTGCTGCGGATGACCCCGGTGGCGTGCCTGGCCGGCATCCTGGTCCATACCGGGTTGAAGATGGTCAAGCTGGGGCAGGTGCGCGACCTGGCCGCCTACGGCCGCGGCACCGCGGCGATCTACCTGGCCACCACCTTCGCCATTGTCGCCACCGACCTGCTGACCGGCGTGCTGATCGGCTTTGCGCTGTCGCTGCTGCGGCTGGCGCTGCAGCAGTCGCGGCTGAAAGTGGGTGTGCATGCGCACGAGGACGCGGCCGGCGCCGCCGCGGCAGGGGCGGGCAAGCTGCGCCTGTCGCTGGAGGGGTCGGCCACCTTCCTGCGCGTGCCGACCATGGCGCGGACCCTGGAACGCTTGCCGCCCAACACCGAACTGCACCTGGACGTGGCGCGGCTGCATCATCTCGACCATGCCTGCCTGGAACTGCTGCGCGACTGGAGCCGCAACGCCGCCGCCCGCGGTTGCGCGCTGGTGGTGGATTGGAAGGAACTGGACCGGCGCGTGGAGGGGCAGCGCGCGGCGTAG
- a CDS encoding IS110 family transposase, whose translation MAGALSTLSLLRRTSMRRFVGIDVAKAELVIHVLPDGLAWTQPNTAQGRSELVQRLARLECERIVLEASGGYEHEVLRTLRQADLPAVRMCAQRPRALAKALGIKAKTDALDARLLAVAAQAIAATPTDVLPEHLQHLRELLDLRNALVGQHDALRRRLEHITSPEVRRHCQEAIDLLKRQSDALKRDLQQRADACSTLPKVPGLGPILRATLAARLPELGTLPPRKLAALVRLAPFNHDSGRWQGQRRIKGGRSDVRRALYMATWASIRAKSPLAQTYARLQAAGKPAKVAIVACMHKYLRWLNAIARDQGPYTPPAIAAA comes from the coding sequence TTGGCAGGAGCGCTCTCGACCCTAAGTCTACTGCGGAGAACGTCTATGCGGCGCTTTGTCGGGATCGATGTTGCCAAGGCCGAACTGGTCATTCATGTGCTGCCGGACGGACTGGCCTGGACCCAGCCCAACACGGCACAAGGGCGGAGTGAACTGGTCCAGCGTCTGGCGAGGCTGGAGTGCGAACGGATCGTGCTGGAAGCCAGCGGTGGCTACGAACATGAGGTGCTGCGGACGTTGCGCCAGGCCGACTTGCCGGCGGTGCGGATGTGCGCGCAGCGCCCGCGTGCGCTGGCCAAGGCGCTGGGCATCAAGGCCAAGACCGATGCCCTGGACGCGCGCCTGTTGGCTGTTGCCGCCCAAGCCATTGCGGCCACCCCGACGGACGTGTTGCCCGAGCACCTGCAGCACCTGCGCGAACTGCTGGATCTGCGCAACGCCCTGGTCGGCCAGCACGACGCCCTCCGGCGGCGTTTGGAGCACATCACCAGCCCGGAGGTGCGGCGCCACTGCCAGGAAGCGATCGACCTGCTGAAGCGGCAGAGCGATGCGCTGAAGCGAGACCTCCAGCAGCGGGCCGACGCATGTTCGACCCTGCCCAAAGTGCCGGGGCTGGGGCCCATCCTGCGCGCCACCCTGGCCGCACGTCTGCCGGAACTGGGAACGCTGCCGCCGCGCAAGCTGGCTGCCCTGGTCAGGCTGGCACCGTTCAATCACGACAGCGGCCGCTGGCAAGGCCAGCGCCGCATCAAAGGCGGGCGCAGCGACGTGCGCCGCGCGCTGTACATGGCCACCTGGGCCAGCATCCGCGCCAAATCCCCCTTGGCCCAAACCTATGCGCGCCTGCAAGCGGCCGGCAAACCGGCCAAGGTCGCCATCGTCGCCTGCATGCACAAGTACCTGCGCTGGCTCAACGCCATTGCCCGCGATCAGGGCCCTTACACGCCTCCCGCCATCGCTGCTGCATGA
- the nth gene encoding endonuclease III, giving the protein MSARATAPRRGPTLSKAEIHELFARLSELNPHPTTELEYSTPFELLIAVILSAQATDVGVNKATRRLYPVANTPAAILALGEDRLKRYISTIGLFNAKAKNVIATCRILVEQHGSEVPRAREALEALPGVGRKTANVVLNTAFGEPTMAVDTHIFRVANRTGLAPGKDVRAVEDALLRRVPAQFLHDAHHWLILHGRYVCKARKPDCPQCAIRDLCRYKDKTPG; this is encoded by the coding sequence ATGAGCGCGCGCGCCACGGCGCCGCGACGCGGCCCCACGCTGAGCAAGGCCGAGATCCACGAACTGTTCGCGCGCCTGTCCGAACTCAATCCGCATCCGACCACCGAGCTCGAATACAGCACCCCGTTCGAACTGCTGATCGCGGTGATCCTGTCGGCGCAGGCCACCGACGTCGGGGTCAACAAGGCGACCCGCCGTCTGTACCCGGTGGCGAACACGCCGGCGGCGATCCTGGCGCTGGGCGAGGACCGGCTGAAGCGCTACATCTCCACCATCGGCCTGTTCAACGCCAAGGCCAAGAACGTCATCGCCACCTGCCGCATCCTGGTCGAACAGCACGGCAGCGAGGTGCCGCGTGCGCGCGAAGCGCTGGAGGCGCTGCCCGGGGTCGGCCGCAAGACCGCCAACGTGGTGCTCAACACCGCCTTCGGCGAGCCGACCATGGCGGTGGACACGCACATCTTCCGTGTCGCCAACCGGACCGGGCTGGCGCCTGGCAAGGACGTGCGCGCGGTCGAGGACGCCTTGCTCAGGCGCGTGCCCGCGCAGTTCCTGCACGACGCGCACCACTGGCTGATCCTGCACGGCCGCTACGTGTGCAAGGCACGCAAGCCCGACTGCCCGCAGTGCGCGATCCGCGACCTGTGCCGGTACAAGGACAAGACACCAGGCTGA
- a CDS encoding enoyl-CoA hydratase-related protein, whose translation MSAAQVVTATQDAIRIVTVNRPDKLNALNRQVLQDLDAAFAEAEADPAIRVVVLTGAGEKAFVAGADIAEMNELAPVQGRDFSQLGQRLMRRIERMPKPVLAMVNGFALGGGLELAMACHLRVAADSARFGQPEINLGLLPGFGGTQRLPRLVGRAAALELCLLGAPIDAARALQLGLVTRVVAAADLREATLQLARQLAGAAPLALRGILDAIQVGGESAIEQGLEYETAQFGLLFSSEDMREGTRAFLERRAPQFRNR comes from the coding sequence ATGTCCGCCGCGCAGGTCGTCACCGCTACCCAGGATGCGATCCGCATCGTCACCGTGAACCGCCCCGACAAGCTCAACGCCTTGAATCGGCAGGTATTGCAGGACCTGGACGCGGCCTTCGCCGAGGCCGAGGCGGACCCGGCGATCCGCGTGGTGGTGCTGACCGGCGCCGGCGAGAAAGCCTTCGTGGCCGGGGCCGACATCGCCGAGATGAACGAACTCGCACCGGTCCAGGGCCGCGACTTCTCCCAGCTCGGGCAGCGGCTGATGCGCCGGATCGAGCGCATGCCCAAGCCGGTGCTGGCGATGGTCAACGGCTTCGCCCTCGGCGGCGGGCTGGAACTGGCGATGGCCTGCCACCTGCGCGTGGCCGCCGACAGCGCCCGCTTCGGCCAGCCGGAAATCAACCTGGGGCTGCTCCCCGGTTTCGGCGGCACGCAGCGCCTGCCACGGCTGGTCGGCCGCGCCGCGGCGCTGGAACTGTGCCTGCTCGGCGCACCGATCGACGCGGCGCGCGCGCTGCAACTGGGCCTGGTCACGCGCGTGGTGGCGGCCGCCGACCTGCGCGAGGCCACGCTGCAACTGGCGCGGCAACTGGCCGGCGCCGCGCCCCTGGCGCTGCGCGGGATCCTGGACGCAATCCAGGTCGGCGGCGAATCGGCGATCGAACAGGGCCTGGAGTACGAGACCGCGCAGTTCGGCCTGCTGTTCTCCAGCGAGGACATGCGCGAAGGCACCCGCGCCTTCCTGGAGCGGCGCGCGCCGCAGTTCCGCAACCGCTGA